One Syntrophales bacterium DNA segment encodes these proteins:
- a CDS encoding DedA family protein — protein sequence MDLLLQFVDLFLHLDRHISYVLQTFGVWTYLIVFLIVFCETGLVVTPILPGDSLLFGLGTFAARGDLDVTWLLLSLAVAAIGGDTVNYAIGQYVGPKVFTRKDSRFFKREYLDRTHRFYEKYGGVTIIAARFMPIIRTFAPFVAGIGSMSYLRFLSYNVIGGIAWIFIFVMGGYFFGNLEFVKRNFTLVIIAIIIISVMPGIVEYFRNRNGK from the coding sequence ATGGATCTGCTGCTTCAGTTTGTCGATTTGTTCCTGCACCTGGACAGGCATATCAGCTACGTCCTCCAGACGTTTGGTGTCTGGACGTATCTCATCGTGTTTCTGATTGTATTCTGCGAAACAGGCCTGGTCGTAACCCCCATCCTGCCGGGGGATTCGCTCCTGTTCGGCCTGGGCACTTTCGCCGCAAGGGGCGACCTGGACGTCACATGGCTTCTCTTGTCCCTGGCCGTGGCGGCCATAGGAGGCGATACGGTCAACTATGCGATTGGCCAGTATGTAGGGCCAAAAGTCTTCACCAGGAAAGACTCGCGTTTCTTCAAAAGGGAATATCTCGATCGAACGCACCGGTTCTATGAGAAATATGGAGGGGTAACGATTATCGCCGCGCGGTTCATGCCCATTATCCGCACCTTTGCCCCTTTCGTGGCCGGAATCGGCAGCATGTCCTACCTGCGTTTCCTCAGTTATAACGTCATCGGTGGAATTGCCTGGATCTTCATCTTCGTCATGGGGGGTTATTTTTTCGGCAATCTGGAGTTCGTGAAACGAAACTTCACGCTCGTAATCATAGCCATCATCATCATTTCGGTTATGCCTGGAATCGTTGAATATTTCCGCAACAGAAACGGGAAATAA
- a CDS encoding TRAP transporter large permease, with protein MTPIMTGILAFLVLIALLFMQIPVGFVMGIVGFVGFAYLVSWDASLSIIARDFFATFSSYNLTVIPLFVLMGQIAFHSGMSTRLFNAAHKFLGHLPGGLAIATIGACAGFSAICGSTSATAATMASVALPEMKKYKYDPALATGVVAAGGSLGILIPPSTIFIVYGVMTEQSIGKLFAAGVLPGVLLSLLFVVTILIWTRINPGLYEKAPPCSIREKLRSLAGVIETFILFVMVMGGLFAGLFTPTEAAAVGAFGTILIAVVGRTLSWKGFLTALNETTRISCMIFVVVAGATVFGHFLAVTTIPSEVGAWVSQLPIPPWAVIGLIILTYLVLGCLMDSLAMIMLTIPIFYPVVTTLGFDPIWFGVIIVLVTEMGVITPPVGINVYVVGGVARDVPLHIIFQGALRMLAAQMITALLLIFIPQIALFLPSWMQ; from the coding sequence ATGACACCGATCATGACGGGCATCCTTGCTTTCCTTGTTCTCATCGCCTTGCTGTTCATGCAGATCCCGGTCGGCTTCGTCATGGGCATTGTCGGCTTCGTCGGCTTTGCCTATCTTGTATCCTGGGATGCCTCGCTGAGCATCATCGCACGGGATTTCTTTGCAACGTTCAGTTCCTACAACCTGACGGTCATCCCTCTTTTTGTCCTGATGGGCCAAATTGCCTTTCACTCCGGCATGAGCACCCGGCTTTTCAATGCCGCGCACAAGTTCCTCGGGCACCTTCCAGGCGGCCTGGCCATCGCCACGATCGGGGCCTGTGCCGGATTCTCTGCGATCTGCGGATCCACCAGCGCCACGGCCGCGACGATGGCCTCCGTGGCCCTGCCGGAGATGAAAAAATACAAGTACGATCCAGCGCTCGCGACGGGTGTGGTCGCCGCCGGTGGAAGCCTGGGCATCCTGATTCCGCCGAGCACAATTTTCATCGTTTACGGGGTCATGACCGAGCAGTCCATCGGCAAGCTCTTTGCCGCAGGAGTTCTGCCGGGAGTCCTGTTGAGCCTCTTGTTCGTCGTCACCATCCTGATTTGGACACGCATCAATCCCGGCCTTTACGAAAAGGCTCCTCCATGCAGCATCCGGGAAAAACTGCGGTCCCTAGCCGGCGTCATCGAAACATTCATCCTGTTTGTCATGGTGATGGGCGGCCTCTTTGCGGGATTGTTCACGCCAACGGAGGCCGCGGCTGTCGGGGCGTTCGGAACCATCCTGATCGCCGTTGTCGGGAGAACCCTGTCGTGGAAAGGATTTCTGACGGCCTTGAACGAAACGACCCGAATCTCCTGCATGATTTTCGTGGTCGTCGCCGGTGCCACGGTGTTCGGCCACTTCCTGGCGGTGACCACCATCCCCTCAGAGGTGGGGGCCTGGGTATCCCAGCTTCCGATTCCGCCTTGGGCCGTAATCGGCTTGATCATCCTGACCTATCTGGTGCTTGGCTGCCTGATGGACAGCCTTGCCATGATCATGCTGACGATCCCTATCTTCTACCCGGTTGTCACCACTCTGGGGTTCGATCCGATCTGGTTCGGCGTGATTATCGTCCTCGTTACGGAAATGGGGGTCATCACACCTCCGGTCGGCATCAATGTCTACGTAGTAGGGGGGGTCGCCAGGGACGTGCCGCTCCATATCATCTTCCAAGGCGCACTCCGAATGCTGGCAGCCCAGATGATCACGGCACTCCTTCTCATCTTTATCCCCCAGATCGCTTTATTCTTGCCCTCCTGGATGCAATAA
- the alr gene encoding alanine racemase, giving the protein MEQQKYRSWVEVDLDSFSRNWEELKRLVGPDVRIMQVVKADAYGHGALELSSVALRNGAWALGVANADEGVQLRASGIAAPIVILSPSPDSEIGQIVKYGLTPSVSDASFARELQKSARKAGVRVPVHIEVDTGMGRGGTIHYEAFDLIRAVLDMPNLDLEGIFTHLSSSEVLVDYNNRQWTHFRNLLAKLDENRIRIPLRHMSNSGAVLNFPEYNLDLVRPGIMTYGIYPGPETRDRADLAPVMSFKTRVVLLKEFPEGYSIGYNRTYITYRPTRIATIPVGYGDGYGILLSNSGEVLIRGRKAPIVGRISMDMCTIDVSHIPDCAIGDEVVLMGRQGDGCISANEIAARTNTISYDVLCALGKRAPRIFVQKGRADAVEPRLRRIYIPGEEKSVARIDSIIRHCFQTRARSEEMGDAIFSEMFETLFGKEDRQLELRDRFRYDIEISEASPQNGKRKKGEYFRVLTRVEYTKALREPVFMIGCAMTNAQLEALFEEKRCEYRWLLNLGDEAVTERDFRVERVTIDGEDIPILRSENTERGYEVWCGGDLLKKKLNRPVRFAFEIATKKSKENNLFSVYVVYPTRGLEISFKYEKANLRRVREVSYFAGKHPYPRVAREQGRCTTLTIADDEWIFPNSGVTFIWDT; this is encoded by the coding sequence ATGGAACAACAGAAATACAGAAGCTGGGTCGAAGTCGATCTCGACAGCTTCTCCCGGAACTGGGAGGAGCTGAAGCGGCTGGTCGGCCCGGACGTCCGGATCATGCAGGTCGTCAAGGCCGACGCTTACGGCCACGGGGCCCTGGAGCTCTCCAGCGTCGCCCTCCGGAACGGCGCCTGGGCCCTGGGGGTGGCCAACGCCGACGAGGGCGTCCAGCTCCGCGCCAGCGGGATCGCCGCCCCGATCGTCATTCTCAGCCCGTCCCCGGACTCCGAGATCGGGCAGATCGTCAAGTACGGCCTCACGCCGTCGGTGTCCGATGCGTCATTCGCCAGGGAGCTTCAGAAGAGCGCCCGGAAGGCGGGCGTCCGCGTTCCCGTCCACATCGAGGTGGACACGGGCATGGGCCGCGGCGGGACGATCCACTACGAGGCCTTCGACCTGATCCGGGCGGTCCTGGACATGCCGAACCTCGACCTGGAGGGAATCTTCACCCACCTATCCTCCAGCGAAGTCCTGGTGGACTACAACAACCGCCAGTGGACCCATTTCCGGAACCTCCTGGCCAAGCTGGATGAAAACCGGATCCGGATTCCCCTGAGGCACATGTCTAACAGCGGGGCCGTCCTGAACTTCCCCGAGTACAACCTCGACCTGGTCCGGCCGGGCATCATGACCTACGGAATCTACCCGGGGCCGGAGACGCGGGACAGGGCGGACCTGGCGCCCGTCATGAGTTTCAAGACGCGGGTCGTCCTCCTGAAGGAGTTCCCGGAGGGGTACAGCATCGGCTACAACCGCACTTACATCACCTACCGGCCCACCCGCATCGCCACGATCCCCGTGGGCTACGGCGACGGGTACGGGATCCTGCTGTCGAACTCAGGCGAGGTCCTGATCCGGGGCCGGAAGGCGCCCATTGTCGGCCGCATCTCCATGGACATGTGCACCATCGACGTCAGCCACATCCCGGACTGCGCGATCGGAGACGAGGTGGTCCTCATGGGTCGCCAGGGCGACGGGTGCATCTCCGCCAACGAGATCGCCGCCCGGACGAACACCATCAGCTACGACGTCCTGTGCGCCCTGGGCAAGCGTGCTCCCCGGATCTTCGTCCAGAAGGGGAGGGCCGACGCGGTGGAGCCGCGCCTCCGGAGGATCTACATCCCCGGGGAGGAGAAGTCCGTCGCCCGCATCGACAGCATCATCCGCCACTGCTTCCAGACGAGGGCCCGGAGCGAGGAGATGGGGGACGCCATCTTCTCGGAGATGTTCGAAACCCTCTTCGGGAAGGAGGACCGGCAACTGGAGCTCCGGGACCGCTTCCGCTACGATATCGAGATCTCCGAAGCCTCCCCGCAGAACGGGAAGCGGAAGAAGGGAGAGTACTTCCGGGTCCTGACCCGGGTGGAGTACACGAAGGCCCTCCGGGAGCCCGTCTTCATGATCGGCTGCGCCATGACGAACGCGCAGCTCGAGGCCCTCTTCGAGGAGAAGCGCTGCGAGTACCGGTGGCTCCTGAACCTGGGAGACGAGGCGGTGACGGAGCGCGACTTCCGCGTCGAGCGGGTCACCATCGACGGGGAGGACATCCCCATCCTCCGGTCCGAGAACACGGAGCGGGGCTACGAGGTCTGGTGCGGCGGCGACCTCCTGAAGAAGAAGCTCAACCGGCCGGTCCGCTTCGCCTTCGAGATCGCCACCAAGAAATCCAAGGAAAACAACCTGTTTTCCGTGTATGTGGTCTACCCCACCCGGGGCCTGGAAATCTCCTTCAAATACGAGAAGGCCAACCTCCGCCGCGTCCGGGAAGTGAGCTATTTCGCGGGCAAGCACCCATACCCGAGGGTCGCCCGCGAGCAGGGCCGATGCACCACCCTCACCATCGCCGACGACGAGTGGATCTTCCCCAACAGCGGCGTCACCTTCATCTGGGATACCTGA
- a CDS encoding CHASE2 domain-containing protein: protein MKGKLGKFLAVSPLTITIAVTFLVVVLFFFNPPFLHFMELKTMDLRMVSRGKIQPAGAVVIAAVDEKSLSELGRWPWPRTTMARLVEKLKKDGAKAVGFDIVFAEPDENSSLRALGALEKELKGAASPAVMKILERKRSGADTDKALAKAIEKVENVSLGYFFHLAQKDVAHLTEQAAEERLEVIGNSRYQMVEVRPGGKPDEYAFIHAFTAEPNLPAVSEAGLNSGYFNAFPDADGVIRWSPLVIKAGDSFYNPLSLALLQQYFDWEPLVLRLADFGVEGIQIGDIRIPTDEAGRVMINYLGPGKTFPHYSISDILGGRLDPDTFKDKIVVVGATAIGIYDLRVTPFSSVYPGVEIHATVIDNILKRNFLQRTAWTSLLDFLSILGLGFLIGLVLPRFSAVRGLLFSVVILAGFVAVNTLLFTQMNLWLNMVYPVIVILAVYVAVTVYRYITEEREKQKIRGAFQYYLTASVINEMLKDPTKLKLGGDKRNLTVLFSDIRGFTTISEKLSPEELVHLLNEYLTAMTDLVFKYDGLLDKYMGDAIMAVWGAPLDQPDHAERACRTALEMLDELRKLQNKWESEGRPRMDIGVGINTGDMVVGNMGSQMRFDYTVMGDSVNLGSRLEGINKEYGTNVVISEFTHEIVKDRFFCRELDSVRVKGKKLPVRIYELLGESKDAVQWEPWVSIFEEGLALYKEGRWDEAIERFEKVLKAKYGDAPSELYISRCKSLKEHPPEGEWDGVFTMTRK, encoded by the coding sequence ATGAAGGGTAAACTCGGTAAGTTCCTCGCTGTATCCCCCCTGACCATCACCATTGCCGTGACCTTCCTTGTGGTCGTCCTTTTCTTCTTCAACCCGCCCTTTCTCCATTTCATGGAACTGAAGACCATGGACCTGCGCATGGTCTCCCGGGGGAAGATCCAGCCCGCGGGCGCGGTGGTCATCGCCGCGGTGGACGAGAAGAGCCTGAGCGAGCTGGGGCGCTGGCCCTGGCCGCGGACGACCATGGCCCGCCTCGTGGAAAAGCTCAAGAAGGACGGAGCCAAGGCGGTCGGCTTCGATATCGTGTTCGCCGAGCCCGACGAAAACTCCAGCCTCCGGGCCCTGGGCGCCCTGGAAAAGGAGCTGAAGGGGGCGGCGAGTCCGGCCGTCATGAAGATCCTGGAGCGCAAGCGGTCCGGAGCCGATACGGACAAGGCCCTGGCGAAGGCCATCGAAAAGGTCGAGAACGTATCCTTGGGGTATTTCTTCCACCTCGCCCAGAAGGACGTGGCCCATCTCACGGAGCAGGCGGCGGAAGAGAGGCTGGAGGTCATCGGCAATTCCCGCTACCAGATGGTGGAGGTCCGGCCCGGGGGGAAGCCCGACGAGTATGCATTCATTCACGCCTTCACGGCGGAGCCGAATCTCCCGGCCGTCTCGGAGGCCGGCCTGAACAGCGGTTATTTCAACGCCTTTCCCGACGCGGACGGCGTGATCCGTTGGTCCCCCCTGGTGATCAAGGCCGGAGATAGCTTCTACAACCCCCTCTCCCTGGCCCTGCTGCAGCAGTATTTCGACTGGGAGCCCCTGGTTCTCCGGCTCGCCGACTTCGGCGTGGAAGGCATCCAGATCGGCGACATCCGGATTCCCACCGACGAGGCCGGGCGGGTCATGATCAATTACCTCGGACCCGGGAAAACATTTCCCCACTACTCGATCTCCGACATCCTGGGCGGGCGGCTGGATCCCGACACGTTCAAGGACAAGATCGTCGTCGTCGGGGCGACGGCCATTGGCATCTATGATCTCCGGGTGACCCCCTTCAGCTCCGTCTATCCGGGGGTGGAGATTCACGCCACCGTCATCGACAACATCCTGAAGCGGAACTTCCTCCAGCGCACCGCCTGGACGTCACTGCTGGATTTCCTGAGCATACTCGGCCTCGGATTCCTCATCGGCCTGGTGCTGCCGCGATTCAGCGCCGTCCGCGGCCTGCTCTTCAGTGTCGTCATCCTGGCGGGCTTCGTCGCCGTGAACACCCTGCTGTTCACCCAGATGAACCTCTGGCTCAACATGGTCTACCCGGTCATTGTGATCCTGGCCGTCTATGTGGCCGTCACGGTGTACCGCTACATCACGGAGGAGCGGGAGAAGCAGAAGATCCGCGGTGCCTTCCAGTATTACCTGACGGCCTCGGTCATCAACGAGATGCTGAAGGACCCCACCAAGCTGAAGCTCGGCGGGGACAAGAGGAACCTGACCGTCCTGTTCTCGGACATCCGCGGGTTCACCACGATCTCCGAGAAGCTCTCGCCGGAAGAGCTGGTCCATCTGCTGAACGAGTACCTCACCGCCATGACGGACCTGGTGTTCAAGTACGACGGACTCCTGGACAAGTACATGGGCGACGCGATCATGGCCGTCTGGGGAGCCCCGCTGGACCAGCCGGACCATGCCGAGAGGGCCTGCCGGACCGCCCTGGAGATGCTCGACGAGCTCAGGAAGCTCCAGAACAAGTGGGAGTCCGAAGGCCGGCCGCGGATGGACATCGGCGTGGGCATCAACACGGGGGACATGGTCGTCGGCAACATGGGCTCCCAGATGCGCTTCGACTACACCGTCATGGGAGACAGCGTGAACCTGGGCTCCCGCCTGGAGGGGATCAACAAGGAATACGGGACCAACGTCGTCATCAGCGAGTTCACCCACGAGATCGTCAAGGACCGGTTCTTCTGCCGCGAGCTCGACTCCGTCCGGGTGAAGGGCAAGAAGCTCCCCGTCAGGATCTACGAGCTCCTGGGGGAGAGCAAGGATGCGGTACAGTGGGAGCCCTGGGTCTCGATCTTCGAGGAAGGGCTGGCCCTGTACAAGGAAGGCCGCTGGGACGAGGCGATCGAGCGGTTCGAGAAGGTCCTCAAGGCCAAATACGGCGATGCACCATCGGAGCTCTACATCTCCCGCTGCAAGTCCCTCAAGGAGCACCCGCCGGAAGGCGAGTGGGACGGCGTCTTCACCATGACGAGAAAGTGA
- a CDS encoding D-alanine--D-alanine ligase, protein MEKLKIGIIMGGLSSEKEVSLNSGRNVHDNLDPEFYDAVPLFMDERGRLWVLPWQLIPQNTTVDITEQLERQARPVTYEELRKEIDFAFISLHGKYGDDGCIQGLLELLRIPYTGPGVLASALGMDKHIQQMVLREAGLDVPRSLVIRRAEWEEDREGVIRRLRDAVPWPCVTKPTREGSSIGVTIVRDEASLDVGMTEALRWDNAVLVEEFLEGVEFSSIVLEEDGVAEPLGLTEIHPQSEFYTYDDKYMPGRCRKFTPPKTIPPEVVTRILEEVLKAFQALGFRSYGRIDGFYTADGRILVTDPNSSSGMAPSSFFFEQAASAGMLPSMIISRLIENARKIHREKRGPL, encoded by the coding sequence ATGGAAAAATTGAAGATCGGCATCATCATGGGGGGACTCTCCTCGGAGAAGGAGGTCTCCCTCAACAGCGGGCGAAACGTTCACGACAACCTCGACCCCGAGTTCTATGACGCGGTTCCGCTGTTCATGGACGAGCGGGGCCGTCTGTGGGTCCTCCCCTGGCAGCTCATCCCACAGAACACCACCGTCGACATCACCGAGCAGCTCGAGCGGCAGGCCCGTCCCGTCACCTACGAGGAACTCCGGAAAGAGATCGACTTCGCCTTCATCTCCCTCCACGGAAAGTACGGTGACGACGGGTGCATCCAGGGTCTCCTGGAGCTGCTCCGGATCCCCTACACGGGGCCGGGCGTGCTGGCCTCGGCCCTGGGCATGGACAAGCACATCCAGCAGATGGTCCTCCGGGAGGCCGGTCTGGACGTCCCGCGGAGCCTGGTGATCCGCCGGGCCGAGTGGGAGGAGGATCGGGAAGGCGTTATCCGGCGCCTCCGGGATGCCGTGCCGTGGCCCTGCGTCACCAAGCCCACCCGCGAGGGGTCCAGCATCGGTGTCACCATCGTCCGGGACGAGGCCTCCCTCGATGTGGGCATGACCGAGGCCCTGCGGTGGGACAACGCAGTCCTGGTCGAGGAATTCCTGGAGGGTGTCGAGTTCTCCTCCATCGTCCTCGAGGAGGACGGCGTCGCCGAGCCCCTCGGGCTGACGGAGATCCACCCCCAGAGCGAGTTCTACACCTACGACGACAAGTACATGCCGGGGCGCTGCCGCAAGTTCACCCCGCCCAAGACCATCCCCCCGGAGGTCGTGACAAGGATCCTGGAGGAGGTGCTCAAGGCCTTTCAGGCGCTGGGCTTCCGGTCTTACGGCCGGATCGACGGCTTCTACACGGCCGACGGCCGGATTCTCGTTACCGATCCCAACTCCTCCTCGGGCATGGCGCCCTCGTCCTTCTTCTTCGAGCAGGCCGCCAGCGCGGGGATGCTGCCCTCCATGATCATCTCGCGGCTCATCGAGAACGCCCGGAAGATCCATCGGGAGAAGCGGGGTCCCCTGTGA
- a CDS encoding tetraprenyl-beta-curcumene synthase family protein codes for MTVPGNLAAMTTRIFLDVRPRVHHHLQAWTARAGSIPDPELRRQALLSIGTKSFHCEGGGIYALLAGDAFEEAVRFIVAYQTISDYLDNLCDRSTSQDPDDFRALHESMPQALAPESDRTDWYRLHAERDDGGYLADLVETCRDALRRVPSYGAIAPSLLRLAGMYGDLQVHKHVRLDERLPRLLAWFEAHRNGVPELRWYEFAAATGSTLGIFCLVSSAFREGFPEAEAGRVEKALFPWVQALHILLDYLVDQEEDRQGGDLNFCTYYPGEEDLLERLSWLFGRAEEAVRGLPEAPFHRMIIRGLLGIYLADRKVDRQARVRRMARKLVGMGGPAAVFFFLHCWAYRRFRER; via the coding sequence ATGACCGTCCCCGGCAACCTGGCCGCCATGACGACGCGGATCTTCCTGGACGTCCGCCCCCGGGTCCACCACCACCTGCAGGCCTGGACCGCCCGGGCCGGGTCCATCCCGGACCCGGAGCTGCGCCGGCAGGCGCTTCTCAGCATCGGGACCAAGTCGTTCCACTGCGAGGGGGGCGGCATCTACGCCCTGCTGGCGGGGGATGCCTTCGAGGAGGCCGTCCGGTTCATCGTGGCCTACCAGACGATCAGCGACTATCTCGACAACCTCTGCGATCGCAGCACCTCCCAGGACCCGGACGACTTCCGGGCCCTCCACGAATCCATGCCGCAGGCTCTCGCGCCGGAATCGGACCGGACCGACTGGTACCGCCTCCACGCGGAGCGGGACGATGGCGGGTACCTGGCGGACCTCGTGGAGACGTGCCGGGACGCGCTCCGGCGGGTTCCCTCCTACGGGGCCATTGCGCCGTCTCTGCTTCGCCTGGCGGGGATGTACGGCGACCTCCAGGTCCACAAGCACGTTCGCCTCGACGAACGGCTCCCGCGGCTCCTGGCCTGGTTCGAGGCGCACCGGAACGGGGTCCCGGAGCTGCGCTGGTACGAGTTTGCCGCCGCCACGGGCTCGACCCTGGGGATCTTCTGCCTCGTCTCGTCGGCCTTCCGGGAAGGGTTTCCGGAGGCGGAGGCCGGACGGGTGGAAAAGGCCCTTTTCCCGTGGGTCCAGGCCCTGCACATCCTCCTGGACTACCTGGTGGACCAGGAGGAGGACCGCCAGGGAGGCGACCTGAACTTCTGCACCTATTATCCCGGCGAGGAGGATCTCCTGGAGCGCCTGTCGTGGCTCTTCGGACGGGCGGAGGAAGCGGTCCGCGGGCTCCCCGAGGCCCCCTTCCACCGCATGATCATCCGGGGGCTCCTGGGGATCTACCTGGCGGACCGCAAGGTGGACCGGCAGGCGCGGGTCCGGCGGATGGCCCGGAAACTGGTCGGGATGGGCGGCCCGGCGGCGGTCTTTTTCTTCCTCCACTGCTGGGCGTACCGGCGCTTCCGGGAACGGTGA
- a CDS encoding ABC transporter permease has translation MIRYIAKRLLFMFPLLLGITVICFTVMHLAPGSPTDLETQMNPRASAEAKARLMALYDLDKPLHVQYWLWLKKIAVLDLGTSFSQDRRPVDRKILERLPITILLNLLSMGLILLVAIPLGVLSAVRQDSWFDRLAGVFVFIGFAVPTFWLALLLMILFGVELGWLPISGIRSLNYEYLPPGAAVWDLLKHLILPVGLSAFGGLAGLSRYMRSNMLEVIRQDYILTARAKGLRERTVIYKHALRNALLPVITILGLSVPGLIGGSVIFETIFAIPGMGQLFYMSVMARDYPVVMGILLIGAVLTLLGNLLADVSYALADPRIRVS, from the coding sequence GTGATCCGCTACATCGCCAAGAGGCTCCTCTTCATGTTCCCGCTCCTCCTGGGGATCACCGTCATCTGCTTCACCGTGATGCACCTGGCCCCGGGGTCCCCGACGGACCTGGAAACCCAGATGAACCCCCGGGCCTCCGCGGAGGCGAAGGCCCGCCTGATGGCCCTCTACGACCTGGACAAGCCCCTCCACGTCCAGTACTGGCTCTGGCTCAAGAAGATCGCCGTCCTGGACCTGGGGACGTCCTTCTCACAGGACCGCCGGCCCGTGGACCGGAAGATCCTCGAGCGCCTGCCCATCACGATCCTCCTGAACCTGCTGTCCATGGGACTGATCCTGCTCGTGGCCATCCCCCTCGGGGTTCTCTCGGCGGTCCGCCAGGACTCCTGGTTCGACCGCCTGGCCGGGGTCTTCGTCTTCATCGGGTTCGCCGTGCCCACCTTCTGGCTGGCCCTGCTCCTGATGATCCTCTTCGGCGTCGAGCTGGGTTGGCTTCCCATCTCGGGGATCCGCTCCCTCAACTATGAATACCTGCCCCCCGGCGCGGCCGTCTGGGATCTCCTGAAGCACCTGATCCTGCCGGTGGGGCTGTCGGCCTTCGGCGGGCTGGCGGGGCTCTCCCGGTACATGCGCTCCAACATGCTGGAGGTCATCCGCCAGGACTACATCCTGACGGCCCGGGCAAAGGGGCTCCGGGAGCGGACGGTAATCTACAAGCACGCCCTCCGGAACGCCCTGCTCCCGGTCATCACGATCCTGGGACTGTCGGTGCCGGGCCTGATCGGCGGGAGCGTCATCTTCGAGACCATCTTCGCGATCCCCGGCATGGGGCAGCTCTTCTATATGTCTGTGATGGCGCGGGATTACCCCGTCGTGATGGGGATCCTCCTGATCGGGGCGGTCCTGACCCTCCTGGGGAACCTGCTGGCGGACGTGTCCTACGCCCTGGCGGATCCCCGGATCCGGGTCTCCTGA
- a CDS encoding TRAP transporter small permease — protein sequence MPSRNCRLIPERLPRNVFFFLIMKRFPMLHTRDTIGNAMTRINYLAGAAVVAMMLLTCVDIVMRFFGKPLPGVYDLVGFLGVVSVSFALAYTSVQRGHVAVDILMERLPQRAQFRLLSIGNMASAAFFLFLTWQSFLYAMELFDSGEVSMTVGMPIHPFVFGMSAGCGLLSLVLIVDAVLFLRRGFAK from the coding sequence GTGCCGAGCCGGAACTGCAGGCTGATTCCCGAAAGACTTCCTCGGAACGTTTTCTTTTTCCTCATCATGAAGAGGTTTCCTATGTTGCATACGCGTGACACGATCGGAAATGCCATGACCCGGATCAACTACCTTGCCGGGGCGGCCGTGGTGGCAATGATGCTGTTGACCTGCGTCGATATCGTCATGAGGTTTTTCGGAAAGCCTCTTCCCGGAGTGTATGACCTCGTCGGATTTCTGGGCGTGGTCTCCGTTTCATTCGCCCTGGCCTACACGTCGGTCCAGAGAGGCCACGTGGCGGTCGACATCCTGATGGAAAGGCTGCCGCAAAGGGCTCAGTTCCGGTTGCTCTCCATAGGAAACATGGCAAGCGCCGCTTTCTTCCTTTTTCTAACCTGGCAATCCTTCCTCTACGCCATGGAACTCTTTGATTCAGGAGAGGTTTCGATGACGGTGGGGATGCCTATTCATCCCTTCGTGTTCGGCATGTCCGCCGGTTGCGGTCTCCTGAGCCTCGTGCTGATCGTGGATGCGGTTCTGTTCTTGAGAAGAGGGTTCGCAAAATGA
- a CDS encoding ABC transporter permease, producing the protein MAGDFWQRFRKNRLAVAGLTVVVLLFVVSFLAPWISPYDAGAIDLQNILQPPSGKHPFGTDPLGRDVLSRMIWGAGISLKVGFVATGIAIVLGTILGALAGYYGRWVDALIMRFVDIMLCFPTFFLILAVIAFLEPSIWNIMIIIGATGWMGITRLVRADFISLKERDFVQAARAIGASDLRIIFRHLLPNAMASILVAATLGVAGAILTESALSFLGIGVQPPTPSWGNMLTAGKDNIDIAWWLSLYPGLAILVTVLGYNLLGEGIRDALDPRLRR; encoded by the coding sequence ATGGCGGGAGACTTCTGGCAGCGATTCCGGAAAAACAGGCTGGCCGTGGCGGGGCTCACGGTGGTGGTCCTCCTGTTCGTTGTGTCTTTCCTGGCGCCCTGGATCTCGCCGTACGACGCGGGGGCCATCGACCTCCAGAACATCCTCCAGCCGCCGTCGGGCAAGCATCCCTTCGGAACGGACCCCCTCGGCCGGGACGTCCTGAGCCGCATGATCTGGGGGGCCGGGATCTCCCTGAAGGTGGGCTTCGTGGCCACGGGGATCGCCATCGTGCTGGGAACCATCCTCGGGGCCCTGGCGGGATACTACGGGCGTTGGGTGGACGCCCTGATCATGCGCTTCGTCGACATCATGCTGTGCTTCCCCACGTTCTTCCTGATCCTGGCGGTGATCGCCTTCCTGGAGCCGTCCATCTGGAACATCATGATCATCATCGGCGCCACGGGCTGGATGGGGATCACCCGGCTCGTCCGGGCGGACTTCATCTCGCTGAAGGAGCGGGACTTCGTCCAGGCGGCCCGGGCCATCGGCGCCTCGGACCTGCGGATCATCTTCCGCCACCTGCTGCCGAACGCCATGGCCTCCATCCTCGTGGCGGCCACGCTGGGGGTGGCCGGGGCGATCCTGACGGAATCGGCTCTCAGCTTCCTGGGGATCGGTGTCCAGCCGCCCACGCCGAGCTGGGGGAACATGCTCACCGCCGGGAAGGACAACATCGACATCGCCTGGTGGTTGTCCCTCTATCCGGGGCTGGCCATCCTGGTGACGGTCCTGGGGTACAACCTGCTGGGGGAGGGGATCCGGGACGCCCTGGACCCGCGGCTGCGGCGCTGA